One window of Cryptococcus neoformans var. grubii H99 chromosome 11, complete sequence genomic DNA carries:
- a CDS encoding uroporphyrinogen-III synthase, giving the protein MSRNLQLQSSEATPVILFKTPHPSPSADPYQHAFSKSASSSSNSAEKYQPHFIPVLQETYHLSEIVKIIEEGPDQWEGVIVTSRRGMEGWVKGVQTYLEGTGKEKEREVAWNQLPLFSVGHASTEHLAAANIPLSFKPRPVPEMESNPPKSAGPLSELVLRTLPRRSTDASEARYGPYLFLCGDKSLDEMPTALRNEGRTVNEVVVYATSARHDFRQGLRRLETPIRHKGWLAFFSPSSAAIVMPQIKQDHGRWDGWRVFAIGETTKKYLEEEAKMEVHAVADRPDADGTFEAIVQAGR; this is encoded by the coding sequence ATGTCCAGAAATTTACAGCTGCAGTCATCTGAAGCAACACCAGTAATATTATTCAAAACTCCACATCCGTCACCTTCAGCCGATCCCTATCAGCATGCCTTTTCCAAAtcagcatcttcatcttcaaactCTGCGGAAAAATATCAACCCCATTTTATTCCAGTTTTGCAGGAGACATACCATCTCTCGGAGATTGTCAAAATCATCGAGGAGGGGCCCGACCAGTGGGAAGGGGTAATTGTCACTAGCCGGCGAGGTATGGAGGGATGGGTCAAAGGGGTTCAAACTTACTTGGAAGGGACaggcaaggaaaaagagagggAAGTAGCATGGAACCAATTACCCCTTTTCTCTGTTGGTCATGCGTCGACTGAGCACTTGGCTGCTGCCAACATACCACTATCGTTCAAGCCTCGTCCAGTACCCGAAATGGAAAGTAACCCTCCAAAATCAGCTGGACCATTGTCGGAACTGGTACTTAGAACGTTGCCGAGGAGAAGTACCGATGCGAGTGAGGCAAGGTACGGGCCATACCTGTTCTTGTGCGGAGACAAGTCATTGGATGAGATGCCTACCGCGCTGAGAAATGAAGGGAGGACAGTGAATGAAGTTGTAGTGTATGCCACGTCCGCGCGACACGACTTCCGGCAGGGCTTGAGAAGGTTAGAAACACCTATTAGGCACAAAGGGTGGTTGGCGTTCTTTTCGCCCAGCTCAGCGGCTATTGTAATGCCGCAAATCAAACAAGATCATGGTCGCTGGGATGGATGGCGTGTGTTTGCCATTGGAGAAACGACCAAGAAGTAcctggaggaggaggctaAGATGGAAGTACATGCTGTTGCCGACAGGCCGGATGCCGATGGGACATTTGAGGCTATAGTGCAGGCAGGAAGATAG
- a CDS encoding signal transducer — protein MSSPRRRRNQQSTTVQSIRSHTPLTPRLLDLNTNIPTTRSRARLLSSKNHLKLNDENSRGPAPGFNKSLRSRGPLKENPLKMNVLEDKKMIIGKRKMEDEDENQRKGKMLKADERLVRRMGPPLKTVGSNNSLHTRHTLAPIVSLQRVPEQTQTVAPPTPAREILRMGMLEAKQGDDEANEAESNIFTVVARSPTPPRMRERPLEIKRDEDTTIGNSPKFIARPPTPPRPHQMAAITKSPTPRSNDASVSLASPRRPLMHSSILSTPGRSQPSLINTFKSSPAHPLSTFLSTPRASQNQSTAAITTYSVSTTPDGIPPTVSVFTPNNRPKIASPLTNRRIALAVRVAKEQASLDALVLKATPAKQEIQPRAVEAPKENVTAEKVEEAAETTENVDIDMAVAEETTSTESVLGVDMTTGMRKAGGACEARYVPSVTEIEPDTKINVDEPALEAKSEAQPASDIISTSSTEIISTTPDPAQMADPAAPECPITQPAVNIQLHKTSSGRSLLGMGAPSRIPISTRHVPAVAAIDRSYLPSSTTRKMASGLGLGSLPERRPGGRPEMMGSEGSSTRGPPSSPAKRQPSYPSSLGSGPLARPTARVVSNPIRSSATVSESFSAVEMSQPPIIESSRSVSDPVPILEPARTFRLSLSTNRREGMSLETSQSLAGLSEALEKLKSKKRLSGASASAEPPRKPTIPSVTVTGPAPNVSKKETNNLSASTSSTTMAPLANHRVRSAVHPADSSVSSDTTGEKSILEMLSSSKGVRCFQGVVAFVDVRTSEGSDSSQFFSDILKSGGAKVLTRPTLSCTHVVYKSGRPATLNWYRRQDKPPKLVSIKWVTDSKKASKKMEENKYLVDPNEEPIFEKRRKSMEPKALSAHRSTASSSAKRQALLAVAEAKNKSMSYAPKLPSPLKKTYINLPFSDDNK, from the exons ATGTCCTCTCCCCGCCGCCGTCGTAATCAACAATCGACTACCGTGCAGTCCATACGATCACACACGCCTCTTACTCCACGTCTCCTTGATCTAAACACCAACATCCCTACCACACGATCTCGCGCCCGTCTTCTGTCATCCAAGAACCATCTTAAATTGAACGACGAAAACAGCCGCGGTCCTGCGCCCGGTTTCAACAAGAGTCTTAGAAGTAGAGGTCCCCTCAAGGAAAACCCATTAAAGATGAATGTGTTAGAGGATAAGAAAATGATCAttgggaagagaaaaatggaagatgaggatgagaatcaaaggaaaggaaaaatgCTGAAGGCGGATGAAAGACTtgtgagaaggatgggtcCGCCTCTAAAGACCGTAGGGTCAAACAACAGTCTCCATACAAGGCATACACTGGCTCCAATAGTGTCACTACAACGAGTTCCAGAGCAAACCCAGACCGTCGCACCTCCAACGCCAGCAAGAGAAATCTTGCGAATGGGTATGCTCGAAGCCAAgcaaggagatgatgaagcgAACGAAGCAGAGTCGAACATATTTACCGTGGTTGCGCGATCGCCAACACCGCCGAGAATGCGTGAACGTCCCCTTGAAATCAAAAGGGATGAAGACACAACTATCGGGAATTCTCCTAAGTTTATTGCGAGGCCACCGACACCACCGAGACCTCACCAAATGGCCGCCATTACCAAAAGCCCTACTCCTCGTTCCAATGATGCTTCCGTCTCCCTCGCTTCCCCCCGGCGACCCCTGATGCATTCCTCAATCCTATCTACTCCTGGCCGTTCTCAACCATCTCTTATCAATACCTTTAAATCTTCTCCCGCCCACCCACTTTCtaccttcctctccacGCCCCGCGCGTCTCAAAATCAGTCTACAGCTGCCATTACCACTTACAGCGTATCGACCACACCCGATGGCATACCGCCAACCGTCTCGGTATTTACCCCTAATAACCGTCCCAAAATAGCATCTCCTTTGACCAATAGGCGAATCGCTCTTGCCGTCAGGGTAGCTAAGGAGCAGGCGTCACTTGATGCTTTAGTATTAAAAGCCACTCCTGCCAAGCAGGAAATACAACCACGCGCCGTTGAGGCTCCGAAGGAAAATGTCACTGCtgaaaaagttgaagaagcggcCGAGACAACGGAGAACGTGGATATTGATATGGCTGTGGCGGAAGAAACTACAAGTACTGAGTCAGTGCTTGGGGTAGACATGACGACGGGAATGAGGAAGGCTGGTGGTGCGTGCGAGGCCCGATATGTGCCTTCTGTTACCGAAATCGAACCCGATACCAAGATCAATGTTGATGAGCCTGCACTTGAGGCAAAATCTGAGGCGCAACCAGCTTCCGACATTATATCCACATCCTCTACCGAAATCATTTCCACAACACCAGACCCTGCACAGATGGCAGATCCTGCGGCTCCAGAATGCCCTATAACTCAACCCGCTGTCAACATTCAATTGCACAAAACTTCGTCCGGTAGATCTTTGTTGGGTATGGGTGCACCTAGCCGCATCCCCATTAGTACACGGCATGTACCTGCAGTAGCTGCCATCGACAGGTCTTACCTTCCCTCGTCTACAACGAGGAAAATGGCAAGTGGTTTAGGGTTGGGCTCTCTTCCAGAGAGACGACCTGGTGGTCGACCAGAAATGATGGGTAGTGAAGGTTCATCTACTCGAGGGCCTCCGTCGTCGCCTGCCAAGCGTCAACCTTCTtacccttcctcccttgGCTCGGGTCCTCTTGCTCGCCCTACAGCACGGGTAGTTTCTAACCCCATCCGTTCTTCTGCTACCGTTTCAGAATCGTTTTCTGCGGTTGAGATGTCCCAGCCTCCTATAATCGAAAGCAGTCGATCTGTGTCTGACCCTGTCCCTATTCTTGAACCTGCACGAACGTTCAGATTGAGTTTGAGTACGAATAGGCGAGAAGGTATGTCATTAGAGACTTCTCAATCCTTGGCCGGTTTGAGTGAGGCATTGGAGAAGCTCAAGTCAAAGAAACGACTTTCCGGTGCATCTGCTTCTGCTGAACCACCCCGAAAACCGACCATTCCTTCAGTCACTGTCACGGGCCCAGCTCCAAATGTTTCTAAAAAGGAAACAAACAATCTCTCAGCATCAACGAGCTCTACGACCATGGCGCCTCTGGCCAATCATCGAGTACGAAGCGCAGTTCATCCTGCTGACTCGTCCGTCTCATCGGACACCACCGGCGAAAAATCTATTTTGGAAATGCTGAGTTCATCGAAGGGCGTGAGGTGTTTCCAGGGCGTGGTGGCGTTTGTAGACGTGAGAACAAGTGAAGGATCAGATTCGTCACAGTTCTTTTCCGATATTTTGAAATCTGGCGGAGCAAAG GTTCTTACCCGACCAACACTCTCTTGCACCCATGTTGTTTACAAATCTGGTCGACCGGCGACGCTGAATTGGTACCGACGACAGGACAAGCCACCAAAACTTGTGAGCATCAAATGGGTGACGGATAGTAAAAAGGCCAgtaagaagatggaagaaaacaAGTATCTTGTGGACCCGAATGAGGAGCCTATATTTGAAAAG AGAAGAAAATCGATGGAACCCAAGGCCTTGTCGGCGCATAGGAGCACTGCGAGTAGCAGCGCTAAGAGACAAGCGT TACTGGCTGTTGCCGAGGCGAAAAATAAGAGTATGAGCTATGCGC CCAaacttccttcccctctcaAGAAGACCTACATCAACCTCCCCTTTTCAGATGACAACAAGTAG